A single region of the Nitrospira sp. genome encodes:
- a CDS encoding DsbA family protein: MTPGTNRMVVLTMFSFASWWASVPLNAWPAEPTGDPGTGLALEQIIERYIRTHPEVIEQSLQALENTRAAEEQQRQKAAIATHQQELLNDPDSPISGNRTGDITVVEFFDYRCGYCKRAASALTELQQRDTGIRVVYKDFPILGETSELAAKAALASHRQGKHQAFHEALLAMKDDLTKEHLFRIAQTVGLDVSRLEADINRPEWQTVIDRNRSLAKTLGITGTPAFIVGTELVPGAMDLKMLQSLVAQVRGR; the protein is encoded by the coding sequence ACGCCTGGCCTGCTGAACCGACGGGAGACCCTGGCACAGGACTCGCCCTGGAACAGATCATCGAACGCTACATCCGTACCCATCCTGAAGTCATCGAACAATCCTTGCAGGCATTGGAAAACACACGGGCGGCCGAGGAGCAACAACGGCAGAAAGCCGCCATCGCCACCCACCAGCAGGAGTTACTCAACGATCCGGACTCCCCGATCAGCGGAAACCGGACTGGTGACATCACCGTCGTGGAGTTTTTCGATTATCGCTGCGGGTATTGCAAACGAGCGGCGTCCGCGCTGACCGAGCTACAACAACGGGATACCGGCATCCGTGTCGTGTATAAAGACTTTCCGATTCTCGGCGAGACGTCCGAACTGGCCGCCAAAGCCGCGTTGGCCTCACATCGACAGGGGAAACACCAGGCTTTTCATGAGGCACTGCTGGCAATGAAGGATGATCTCACGAAAGAACACCTGTTTCGGATTGCCCAGACGGTAGGCCTGGATGTGAGTCGGCTCGAGGCGGATATCAACAGGCCGGAGTGGCAAACGGTGATCGATCGCAACCGCAGCCTCGCAAAGACCCTCGGCATCACCGGCACCCCAGCGTTTATCGTCGGCACCGAGTTGGTACCAGGGGCCATGGATTTGAAGATGCTGCAGAGCCTGGTGGCCCAGGTACGCGGGAGATAA